A portion of the Ricinus communis isolate WT05 ecotype wild-type chromosome 10, ASM1957865v1, whole genome shotgun sequence genome contains these proteins:
- the LOC8288466 gene encoding trafficking protein particle complex subunit 6B isoform X1: MGREVSESCIDSLLTEMVSSYCNRFDANKPELAGRRIEAIGYQVGHQLAERYTMERPRFSDHLEAIKFICKDFWSEVFKKQIDNLKTNHRGTFVLQDNKFRWLARMSIDPSIENIGLSQDPSVLEESKSAQAMSMHLYFPCGIIRGALSNLGIPCAVSADISSLPACSFVVRIKA, from the exons ATGGGAAGAGAAGTGTCAGAGAGTTGTATTGATAGTCTACTCACCGAAATGGTATCATCATACTGCAATCGCTTCGATGCCAATAAACCTGAGCTCGCTGGCCGTCGGATCGAGGCCATTGGCTATCAGGTCGGTCATCAGCTCGCCGAAAG GTATACTATGGAGCGACCGCGTTTTAGTGACCATCTAGAGgcaataaagtttatttgtAAAGATTTCTGGTCTGAGGTTTTCAAGAAGCAGATAGATAACTTGAAGACAAATCATAGA GGTACATTTGTATTGCAAGATAATAAGTTTCGGTGGCTTGCACGCATGTCTATTGATCCATCAATTGAAAATATTGGATTATCACAAGATCCTTCTGTTTTGGAGGAAAGCAAGTCTGCTCAAGCAATGAGTATGCATCTTTATTTTCCATGTGGGATCATAAGAGGAGCTCTTTCTAACTTAGGGATCCCTTGTGCGGTTTCTGCTGATATATCCAGCCTTCCGGCAT